The following are from one region of the Ktedonobacteraceae bacterium genome:
- the trpS gene encoding tryptophan--tRNA ligase, with protein MMSIEMSQAKKTEHAGAAENAPVKKRVFSGIQPTGNLHLGNYLGAIRNWVETQAQYDNIFCIVDLHAITLPIDPKELHQSVRQLAALYIACGLDQRYCHLFVQSHVHEHAEMSWIMECFTPMGWLSRMTQFKSKAGEQMDSVGTGLFCYPVLMACDILLYQTNYVPVGDDQRQHIELTRDLAQRFNSLYRQQVFTIPEAQIREVGARIMSLDDPTQKMSKSDPNPNSRINLLDDPKTIKQKIGRATTDSLRLVAFDPERPGITNLLGIYQSLTGQSEQEIEAEFAGKGYGDFKAALTERLVATLSPIQARYKELMNDQAELERILRQGADEVRPMAQATLQHVKDVIGLG; from the coding sequence ATGATGTCTATTGAAATGAGCCAGGCTAAGAAAACTGAACATGCCGGGGCTGCTGAAAATGCGCCGGTGAAAAAACGTGTGTTTTCCGGCATACAGCCGACCGGCAACCTGCACCTGGGCAATTACCTGGGCGCTATTCGTAACTGGGTGGAAACGCAGGCGCAGTACGATAACATCTTTTGCATCGTTGATCTGCACGCCATCACGCTTCCGATTGATCCGAAAGAACTGCATCAGAGCGTGCGCCAGCTGGCGGCATTGTATATTGCGTGCGGACTCGACCAGCGGTATTGCCACCTGTTCGTCCAATCACATGTGCATGAACATGCCGAGATGAGCTGGATTATGGAATGCTTCACGCCCATGGGCTGGCTGTCGCGCATGACGCAGTTCAAATCGAAAGCCGGTGAGCAGATGGATTCGGTGGGAACTGGCCTCTTCTGCTACCCGGTGCTGATGGCCTGTGATATACTGCTATACCAGACGAACTATGTTCCTGTAGGTGATGACCAGCGACAGCACATTGAGCTGACGCGCGATCTCGCGCAGCGGTTCAACAGCCTGTATCGCCAGCAAGTATTCACCATTCCAGAGGCACAGATTCGCGAGGTAGGCGCGCGCATCATGTCTCTGGATGACCCGACACAAAAGATGAGCAAGAGCGACCCGAATCCAAATTCTCGCATCAACCTGCTTGACGATCCTAAGACCATCAAGCAAAAAATTGGTCGAGCGACAACCGATTCCCTGCGGCTGGTGGCTTTCGACCCTGAGCGCCCCGGCATCACCAACCTGCTCGGCATCTATCAATCGCTGACAGGGCAATCGGAGCAGGAGATTGAAGCAGAATTTGCCGGCAAGGGTTATGGAGATTTCAAGGCCGCGCTCACTGAGCGCCTGGTGGCAACGTTGTCACCCATCCAGGCCCGCTACAAAGAGCTGATGAACGACCAGGCCGAGTTGGAACGCATTCTTCGTCAAGGGGCAGACGAGGTGCGTCCAATGGCCCAGGCTACGTTGCAGCACGTCAAAGATGTAATCGGGCTGGGATGA